From one Solanum lycopersicum chromosome 12, SLM_r2.1 genomic stretch:
- the LOC101260915 gene encoding nuatigenin 3-beta-glucosyltransferase isoform X2, translating to MAISVFMGIPLLQKPMESLIFELRPHCIVSDLLLPWTVDVAEQLKIPRLAFYPTNVMYHCVEHCLKLYTPHEKVSSDSESFKVPGLPDEIEMRRSQLPENIKTESEGPYWELMKRVKESETRSYAMIHDTIYDLEPSYAELYQEIKGKKPWLIGPSFHFSKRNKSRSSPDQERYSCLSWLDSQEPNSVVYICFGSMGRFSDAQLTEIAFALEASNSSFLWVVRKGNEPQENEQENWMPSIFKAKMLTNNKGLLVRGWVPQLKILNHPATGAFMTHCGWNSTLESLTAGVPMLTWPLFAEQFYNEKLVEVLGCGVKVGAEVWHSTFDIKNTIVNKEMIEASLKMLMNTSTGSTKIRSRAKDVEAMIKRAVEKGGSSYNHLTALIEELKCHVFSTSEE from the coding sequence ATGGCTATAAGTGTGTTCATGGGAATCCCTCTGCTTCAAAAACCAATGGAAAGTCTCATTTTCGAGCTACGTCCTCATTGCATTGTATCAGACCTGCTTTTACCCTGGACAGTGGATGTAGCAGAGCAATTGAAGATTCCTAGACTTGCGTTTTATCCGACTAATGTTATGTACCACTGTGTTGAACATTGTTTGAAGCTGTATACACCTCATGAGAAGGTAAGTTCGGATTCAGAAAGTTTTAAGGTTCCGGGATTACCAGATGAGATTGAAATGAGAAGATCTCAATTGCCAGAGAATATTAAAACTGAATCTGAAGGACCTTATTGGGAGCTGATGAAGAGAGTTAAAGAATCAGAAACTCGGAGCTATGCTATGATTCACGATACTATCTATGATCTAGAGCCGAGTTATGCTGAGCTTTATCAAGAAATCAAAGGTAAAAAGCCTTGGCTTATTGGACCTTCGTTTCATTTTTCAAAGAGAAACAAATCGAGAAGTAGTCCAGATCAAGAGCGATATAGCTGCTTGAGTTGGCTTGATTCTCAAGAACCAAACTCTGTTGTGTACATTTGTTTCGGAAGTATGGGCAGGTTCTCTGATGCTCAGCTTACAGAAATCGCCTTTGCTCTTGAGGCCTCGAATTCATCGTTTCTTTGGGTGGTTAGGAAGGGAAACGAACCCCAAGAAAACGAACAAGAGAACTGGATGCCTTCTATCTTTAAGGCAAAAATGCTTACAAACAACAAAGGTTTGCTAGTCAGAGGATGGGTGCCACAGCTGAAGATCTTGAACCATCCAGCAACTGGAGCGTTCATGACTCATTGTGGCTGGAATTCCACCCTGGAGTCTCTTACAGCCGGAGTGCCAATGCTGACATGGCCATTGTTCGCGGAGCAGTTCTATAATGAGAAGCTAGTGGAGGTTCTTGGATGTGGAGTCAAGGTCGGGGCAGAGGTGTGGCACAGTACTTTTGACATCAAGAATACGATTGTCAATAAAGAGATGATAGAGGCGAGTTTGAAGATGTTGATGAACACCTCCACGGGAAGTACAAAGATCAGAAGTAGAGCAAAAGACGTCGAAGCAATGATTAAGAGAGCTGTGGAGAAGGGAGGCTCTTCTTATAATCATCTAACTGCACTAATAGAGGAGCTCAAGTGCCATGTTTTTAGCACCTCAGAAGAGTAA
- the LOC101261596 gene encoding polyadenylate-binding protein 2-like — translation MAQIQVQHQTPVAGGNGVAVAAAAAGAAAAVAAPGGGATSQFTSTSLYVGDLDFNITDSQLYDLFNHVGQVVSVRVCRDLSTRRSLGYGYVNYSNPSDAARAMELLNFTPVNGKSIRVMYSHRDPTLRKSGSANIFIKNLDKSIDNKALHDTFSSFGNILSCKIATDSNGQSKGYGFVQFDNEESAQGAIDKLNGMLMNDKQVYVGHFLRKQERESTTGMTKFNNVYVKNLAESATDDELKNVFGEFGTITSAVVMRDADGKSKGFGFVNFENADDAAKAVEALNGKKFDEKEWYVGKAQKKSEREQELKNKFEQTAKEAVDKYQGVNLYVKNLDDTIDDEKLKELFAEFGTITSCKVMRDPSGISRGSGFVAFSTPEEASRALSEMNGKMIVSKPLYVALAQRKEERRAKLQAQFSQLRPVAMPPSLAPRMPIYPPGAPGIGQQLFYGQGPPALIPPQAGFGYQQQLVPGMRPGGAPMPNFFMPMVQQGQQGQRPGGRRGAGPVQQSQQPMPLMQQQMMPRGRMYRYPPGRNVPDGPMPGVAGGMLSVPYDMGGMLPRDAAAMGQPVPISTLATALANAPPEQQRTMLGESLYPLVDQLEHEHAAKVTGMLLEMDQTEVLHLLESPEALKAKVSEAMDVLRNVQQATSSPADQLASLSLNDNLVS, via the exons atGGCACAGATTCAGGTTCAGCATCAAACACCAGTGGCCGGAGGAAATGGTGTGGCGGTTGCTGCTGCTGCAGCCGGTGCTGCCGCTGCTGTAGCGGCACCAGGTGGAGGAGCCACGAGTCAGTTTACGTCCACGTCGTTGTATGTTGGAGACTTGGACTTTAACATCACTGATTCACAGCTCTATGATCTGTTCAACCATGTCGGTCAGGTTGTTTCTGTTAGGGTTTGTAGGGATCTTAGTACTCGGAGATCTCTTGGATATGGATATGTTAACTACAGTAACCCTTCCGATG CTGCAAGGGCAATGGAGTTGTTGAACTTCACTCCTGTGAATGGGAAGTCCATTAGGGTGATGTATTCTCATAGGGATCCCACTCTTCGTAAGAGTGGATCagcaaatatatttattaag AATTTGGACAAGTCGATTGACAACAAAGCATTACATGACACCTTTTCAAGCTTTGGCAACATTCTTTCTTGCAAGATAGCTACTGATTCTAATGGTCAGTCAAAGGGTTATGGTTTTGTACAATTTGACAACGAAGAATCTGCTCAAGGTGCCATAGATAAGTTAAATGGTATGTTGATGAATGATAAGCAAGTGTATGTTGGACACTTTCTTCGCAAACAGGAAAGAGAATCTACAACTGGCATGACAAAATTCAACAATGTCTATGTGAAAAATTTGGCTGAATCTGCTACCGATGATGAGTTGAAGAATGTTTTTGGTGAGTTTGGGACTATTACTAGTGCAGTAGTGATGAGGGATGCAGATGGAAAATCCAAGGGCTTTGGGTTTGTCAATTTTGAGAATGCAGATGATGCTGCTAAGGCTGTTGAAGCATTAAATGGAAAGAAATTTGACGAAAAAGAATGGTATGTTGGGAAAGCACAGAAAAAATCTGAAAGAGAGCAAGAATTGAAAAACAAGTTTGAGCAAACTGCCAAGGAGGCTGTTGATAAATACCAAGGTGTTAATTTGTATGTAAAAAATTTGGATGACACCATTGATGATGAAAAGCTCAAGGAACTTTTTGCCGAGTTTGGTACTATTACCTCATGCAAG GTTATGCGGGATCCAAGTGGAATCAGCAGGGGGTCTGGGTTTGTTGCTTTCTCTACTCCTGAAGAAGCTTCCAGAGCT CTTTCTGAGATGAACGGCAAAATGATAGTGAGCAAGCCACTCTATGTTGCACTAGCACAGCGGAAAGAGGAGAGAAGGGCAAAGTTGCAG GCACAATTTTCACAACTGCGACCAGTGGCAATGCCTCCATCACTTGCTCCTCGCATGCCAATTTACCCTCCTGGTGCTCCTGGGATTGGACAGCAACTATTTTATGGGCAAGGACCCCCTGCTCTAATTCCTCCCCAG GCTGGGTTTGGCTATCAACAACAGCTTGTTCCTGGAATGCGCCCTGGAGGAGCCCCTATGCCAAACTTCTTCATGCCGATGGTCCAGCAAGGACAACAGGGTCAGCGCCCAGGTGGTCGACGAGGAGCAGGACCTGTGCAACAATCTCAACAGCCTATGCCCTTGATGCAGCAGCAG ATGATGCCAAGAGGAAGAATGTACCGCTATCCACCTGGACGCAATGTGCCAGATGGGCCAATGCCAGGTGTTGCTGGTGGTATGCTCTCTGTTCCATATGATATGGGTGGTATGCTTCCTCGTGATGCTGCTGCTATGGGACAGCCTGTGCCGATCTCTACATTGGCTACTGCCCTTGCAAATGCTCCACCTGAGCAGCAGAGGACG ATGTTGGGTGAAAGTTTGTACCCACTTGTTGATCAGCTAGAGCACGAGCATGCTGCCAAGGTTACGGGCATGCTCCTTGAAATGGACCAGACCGAGGTTTTGCATCTGCTTGAATCACCGGAGGCTTTGAAGGCTAAAGTTTCCGAGGCTATGGATGTGCTGAGGAATGTTCAGCAGGCAACCAGCAGCCCGGCTGACCAACTTGCATCTCTTTCCCTTAATGACAACCTTGTTTCTTAG
- the LOC101260915 gene encoding nuatigenin 3-beta-glucosyltransferase isoform X1 produces the protein MAQKNGETLHVVFIPYFTPSHMIPLVDIARLFASHGVKVSIITTPYNALLFESSIDHATELGHEISVHKLKFPSDEVGLAEGIENFSAATSQEMAISVFMGIPLLQKPMESLIFELRPHCIVSDLLLPWTVDVAEQLKIPRLAFYPTNVMYHCVEHCLKLYTPHEKVSSDSESFKVPGLPDEIEMRRSQLPENIKTESEGPYWELMKRVKESETRSYAMIHDTIYDLEPSYAELYQEIKGKKPWLIGPSFHFSKRNKSRSSPDQERYSCLSWLDSQEPNSVVYICFGSMGRFSDAQLTEIAFALEASNSSFLWVVRKGNEPQENEQENWMPSIFKAKMLTNNKGLLVRGWVPQLKILNHPATGAFMTHCGWNSTLESLTAGVPMLTWPLFAEQFYNEKLVEVLGCGVKVGAEVWHSTFDIKNTIVNKEMIEASLKMLMNTSTGSTKIRSRAKDVEAMIKRAVEKGGSSYNHLTALIEELKCHVFSTSEE, from the coding sequence ATGGCACAAAAAAATGGTGAAACACTTCATGTAGTTTTCATTCCATATTTCACACCAAGTCATATGATCCCATTAGTTGATATTGCTAGACTTTTTGCTAGTCATGGTGTCAAAGTTAGTATCATCACAACCCCCTACAACGCCCTCCTTTTCGAGTCCTCAATCGATCATGCTACTGAATTAGGCCACGAAATATCCGTCCACAAACTTAAATTTCCATCTGATGAAGTAGGCTTAGCTGAAGGGATTGAAAACTTCAGTGCTGCCACCAGCCAAGAAATGGCTATAAGTGTGTTCATGGGAATCCCTCTGCTTCAAAAACCAATGGAAAGTCTCATTTTCGAGCTACGTCCTCATTGCATTGTATCAGACCTGCTTTTACCCTGGACAGTGGATGTAGCAGAGCAATTGAAGATTCCTAGACTTGCGTTTTATCCGACTAATGTTATGTACCACTGTGTTGAACATTGTTTGAAGCTGTATACACCTCATGAGAAGGTAAGTTCGGATTCAGAAAGTTTTAAGGTTCCGGGATTACCAGATGAGATTGAAATGAGAAGATCTCAATTGCCAGAGAATATTAAAACTGAATCTGAAGGACCTTATTGGGAGCTGATGAAGAGAGTTAAAGAATCAGAAACTCGGAGCTATGCTATGATTCACGATACTATCTATGATCTAGAGCCGAGTTATGCTGAGCTTTATCAAGAAATCAAAGGTAAAAAGCCTTGGCTTATTGGACCTTCGTTTCATTTTTCAAAGAGAAACAAATCGAGAAGTAGTCCAGATCAAGAGCGATATAGCTGCTTGAGTTGGCTTGATTCTCAAGAACCAAACTCTGTTGTGTACATTTGTTTCGGAAGTATGGGCAGGTTCTCTGATGCTCAGCTTACAGAAATCGCCTTTGCTCTTGAGGCCTCGAATTCATCGTTTCTTTGGGTGGTTAGGAAGGGAAACGAACCCCAAGAAAACGAACAAGAGAACTGGATGCCTTCTATCTTTAAGGCAAAAATGCTTACAAACAACAAAGGTTTGCTAGTCAGAGGATGGGTGCCACAGCTGAAGATCTTGAACCATCCAGCAACTGGAGCGTTCATGACTCATTGTGGCTGGAATTCCACCCTGGAGTCTCTTACAGCCGGAGTGCCAATGCTGACATGGCCATTGTTCGCGGAGCAGTTCTATAATGAGAAGCTAGTGGAGGTTCTTGGATGTGGAGTCAAGGTCGGGGCAGAGGTGTGGCACAGTACTTTTGACATCAAGAATACGATTGTCAATAAAGAGATGATAGAGGCGAGTTTGAAGATGTTGATGAACACCTCCACGGGAAGTACAAAGATCAGAAGTAGAGCAAAAGACGTCGAAGCAATGATTAAGAGAGCTGTGGAGAAGGGAGGCTCTTCTTATAATCATCTAACTGCACTAATAGAGGAGCTCAAGTGCCATGTTTTTAGCACCTCAGAAGAGTAA
- the LOC101261898 gene encoding uncharacterized protein, whose amino-acid sequence MALSISRRILRSFASLNSLRTLSASNVKANILGDGVSCVESSAFRKDESLFLACRRYSTSLLTPDSSDGSFPSDLLSKKRVSTPEREIGLLQDLVIPVTNFNNEDKGFMCLAGDVFDVPIRKDIIHRVVRWQLAKRQQGTHSTKTISEVSGTGRKPWNQKGTGRARHGTLRGPQFRGGATMHGPKPRSHAIKLNKKVRRLGLKIALSARAAEGKLLVFEDLEIPTHKTKNIVNYFNQLENTKKLLVVDGGPISEKLKFATQNVHYVNVLPSIGLNVYSILLHDTLVMSRDAVNKIVERMHTPINR is encoded by the exons ATGGCTTTGTCCATTTCAAGGAGGATTTTGCGTTCTTTCGCTTCTTTGAACTCACTTCGAACACTTTCTGCTTCTAATG TGAAGGCTAATATTCTAGGGGATGGAGTATCTTGTGTGGAATCTTCGGCCTTCAGAAAG GATGAATCATTGTTCCTCGCGTGTCGAAGATATTCAACTTCCTTGCTGACTCCTGATTCCAGTGACGGTTCATTTCCCTCGGATTTATTATCCAAGAAACGTGTCTCAACTCCAGAGCGTGAGATAG GGCTCCTTCAGGACCTGGTCATTCCAGTAACAAACTTCAATAATGAAGACAAGGGCTTTATGTGTTTGGCTGGTGATGTCTTTGATGTGCCAATCAGGAAAGATATTATTCATCGGGTTGTGAGATGGCAGCTTGCAAAACGGCAGCAG GGGACCCATTCAACTAAAACTATTAGTGAAGTTAGTGGGACTGGTAGAAAACCGTGGAATCAGAAGGGCACAGGGCGAGCGAGGCATGGAACACTGCGTGGTCCTCAG TTTCGAGGTGGTGCCACTATGCATGGTCCAAAACCGCGAAGTCATGCAATCAAACTGAACAAGAAGGTTCGGCGGCTAGGACTGAAGATTGCACTATCAGCTCGTGCAGCTGAAGGAAAG CTTCTGGTTTTTGAGGATTTAGAGATTCCTACACACAAAACAAAGAACATAGTGAACTATTTCAACCAATTGGAGAATACCAAGAAGCTTCTGGTGGTGGATGGTGGTCCAATCAGTGAAAAACTAAAGTTTGCTACTCAGAATGTACACTATGTCAATGTGTTGCCTTCAATT GGTCTAAACGTCTACAGTATTTTGCTACATGATACACTAGTCATGTCCCGTGATGCAGTGAATAAGATAGTCGAGAGGATGCACACTCCTATCAATCGTTAA
- the LOC101257845 gene encoding nuatigenin 3-beta-glucosyltransferase-like has product MAQENDQVLHVVFIPYLTPSHMIPLVDTSRLFASHGVKVSIITTPYNALLFESSIDHATELGHEIFVHKLKFPSDEVGLAEGIENFSVTTSQEMAIGVFMGIDLLQKPMESLIFELRPHCIVSDLLLPWTVDVAEQLKIPRLAFYPTNVMYHCVEHCLKMYTPHEKVSSDSESFKVLGLPDEIEMKRSQLPEDVKNNPEGPYWELLKRIKESEPRSYGMIHNTIYDLEPSYAELYQRIKGKKPWLIGPSFHFSKRNNSRSSPDQERHSCLSWLDSQESNSVVYICFGSMGRFSEPQLTEIALALESSNSTFLWVVRKGDNTHESWLPIGFEEKMFANNKGLIVREWVPQLKILNHPATGAFMTHCGWNSTLESLTSGVPMLTWPLFAEQFYNEKLVEVLGCGVSVGAEVWHISFDITDTIVKKEKIEASVKMLMNASMESENIRNRAKDVEAIINRAVEEGGSSYNHLTALIQEMKFHAFGISEE; this is encoded by the coding sequence ATGGCACAAGAAAATGATCAAGTACTCCATGTAGTTTTCATTCCATACTTGACACCAAGTCACATGATCCCTTTAGTTGATACATCTAGACTTTTTGCTAGTCATGGTGTCAAAGTTAGTATTATCACAACCCCCTACAACGCCCTCCTTTTCGAGTCCTCAATCGATCATGCTACTGAATTAGGTCACGAAATCTTCGTCCACAAGCTTAAATTTCCATCTGATGAAGTAGGCTTAGCTGAAGGGATTGAAAACTTCAGTGTTACCACTAGTCAAGAAATGGCTATAGGTGTATTTATGGGAATTGATTTGCTTCAAAAACCAATGGAAAGTCTTATTTTCGAGCTACGTCCTCATTGCATTGTATCAGACCTGCTTTTACCTTGGACTGTGGATGTAGCAGAGCAATTGAAGATTCCTAGACTTGCGTTTTACCCGACTAATGTTATGTATCATTGTGTTGAACATTGTTTGAAGATGTATACACCTCATGAGAAGGTAAGTTCGGATTCAGAAAGTTTTAAGGTTCTGGGATTACCAGATGAGATTGAAATGAAACGATCTCAACTACCCGAAGATGTGAAAAACAACCCTGAAGGACCATATTGGGAGTTGTTGAAGAGGATTAAAGAATCAGAACCGCGGAGTTATGGTATGATTCATAACACTATCTATGATCTAGAACCGAGTTATGCTGAGCTTTATCAAAGAATCAAAGGTAAAAAGCCGTGGCTTATTGGTCCTTCGTTTCATTTTTCAAAGAGAAACAATTCGAGAAGTAGTCCAGATCAAGAGCGACATAGCTGCTTGAGTTGGCTTGATTCTCAAGAATCAAACTCTGTTGTTTACATTTGTTTTGGAAGTATGGGAAGGTTTTCGGAACCTCAGCTTACTGAAATTGCCTTAGCTCTTGAGTCCTCGAATTCGACCTTTCTTTGGGTGGTAAGAAAGGGAGATAACACACATGAAAGTTGGCTCCCCATCGGGTTTGAGGAAAAAATGTTTGCAAACAATAAAGGTCTGATAGTTAGAGAATGGGTGCCACAGCTGAAGATCTTGAACCATCCAGCAACCGGAGCGTTCATGACTCACTGTGGCTGGAACTCTACCCTGGAATCTCTTACATCCGGAGTGCCAATGCTGACATGGCCATTGTTCGCGGAGCAGTTCTACAATGAGAAACTGGTGGAGGTACTTGGATGTGGAGTCAGTGTGGGGGCAGAGGTGTGGCATATTTCATTTGACATCACGGATACGATTGTGAAGAAGGAGAAGATAGAGGCGAGTGTGAAAATGTTGATGAACGCCTCTATGGAAAGTGAAAATATCAGAAATAGAGCAAAAGACGTCGAAGCAATAATCAACAGGGCTGTGGAGGAAGGAGGTTCATCTTATAATCATCTAACTGCATTAATACAAGAGATGAAGTTTCATGCTTTTGGCATATCAGAAGAGTAA
- the LOC101260621 gene encoding SUMO-conjugating enzyme SCE1-like, translating into MADGIARGRLTEERKSWRKNHPHGFVARPETGADGSVNLMVWHCSIPGKAKTDWEGGFYPITMYFSEDFPSKPPKCKFPQGFFHPNVYPSGTVCLSILNEDSGWRPAITVKQILVGIQDLLDQPNPSDPAQTEGYQLYMQDGAEYKKRVRQQAKQYPAPV; encoded by the exons ATGGCTGACGGAATCGCACGTGGTCGTCTTACTGAGGAACGCAAATCATGGCGGAAGAATCATccacat ggttTTGTGGCTAGGCCGGAAACTGGTGCAGATGGATCTGTAAATTTGATGGTGTGGCACTGTTCTATCCCTGGAAAAGCCAAG ACTGACTGGGAAGGCGGCTTCTATCCGATAACAATGTACTTCAGCGAAGACTTCCCTAGCAAACCGCCCAAGTGCAAGTTTCCTCAAGGTTTCTTTCATCCTAATGTCTATCCCTCGGGAACAGTATGTTTGTCTATCCTCAATGAAGACAGT GGGTGGAGGCCTGCCATTACAGTTAAACAAATTTTGGTGGGCATCCAAGATTTGCTTGATCAGCCAAACCCCAGCGATCCAGCACAAACAGAAGGCTATCAGCTATACATGCAG GATGGTGCTGAGTATAAGAAACGAGTGAGACAGCAAGCCAAGCAGTATCCAGCTCCTGTCTAG